The region TTTAAGTGGCAAACCATAGCGGTAGAGGATATAGGTAAATGGGTAAGGGGCGTTTTATCAAAACCAGAGAAATATAAGAATCAATCTATAAATATTGCCGGTGAAGAGCTGACAGGGTTAGAAATGGCGATGACTCTCCAAAGAATAGTTTCTTCAGAAGGGATTCAAACCAATTATTTAATGATACCGAGAGCAGCAATTAAGCTCTTGGAATACGACATAGGAGTAATGGCAGATTGGATTGAAAGATCAGGATATGGTGCCGATATGGTTAAACTGAAAATGATTCAGAAAGAATTAGATATTGTTCCTACATCTCTTAGAGACTGGTTAAAAGCGAAACTTGAAAATGAGAATAAGACTCGAAATTCATCGGCAAGGCAATGGAAAGGTTCACAATGGAAACTGCAATGGGATAAGCAATAGAGTTTATAAATTCTGTATCTATAAACTTATAAACCATTAACATCAATTGATTTTGCTATAGATCTGAGGAGTTCAACTATTTCACTGTCATCGCAGCAGGTATCTTCCTTAAGCTCTATACATAGATCTCTAATAGAAACATTAGTAGACCACCAAATTCCTGAGGTTTCCGTATCATCAAAACTAAACTTAGACATTAGATCAAATCTAATTAAAGACTATGAAAATTTTTGAGGATCAGTAGATGAACTATCTAAAGCTTTCAATTCATCAGGCAAATCTATATCTAAACTTTCTAATAAGTTCTTTAAAACGATTTTATTATTTATTTTATTTTTGCCAGATCTAAAATTGAAATAAATGTAAATCAGAGAAAAAATGCCAAAAAATATAAAAAAGGAATATAAATAAGTACTGTTGCTCATTAAAAAATTTAATACCTTTTTTATATTCATACCAAATCGGATAAAAATCAATAAAAGTTAAAAAAATAATAAGAAAATGGTAGAATAAACACAATCAGAGAAAAAAAAAAGAATATGATAAGTATTTATGACTAGACCAATAGGCATCGATATGCTGCATGCTAACTGAGAGAACCTATAGAATTAGACAAACACGCAAAAAAAATAAAAGATAGTAGAATTTATTAAAATTTAAGAAAATAATTCACTATTTGTATATATAGAAAAAACCATCAAATAACATAATAATATATTTTATAATTATTATAAGATTTATGATTACAAACATAAGTTATATATTTTTAATCTCAGTACTATTAATTTTTGGTGGCTGGGCGTTTAAAGCTTTGATCTCAGTAGCTCAAGGAAAACCTGTAGAAATAAATTTCAAAAACCCTCTTAATTTAAAGGCAAGATGGCCGAAAGAAACTAAAGAGAAAAAATAATTATCTAAGAACTAAAACATATAGTTTCCATAGCGTTATAAAGCCTTTTGTTCAATTATTATAAATAGACTATTTAATTTAGTTGAATCCAAATTTAAATGCTTGAATCCTTAGATCCATTCCAGCAACTATTATTAGGTGTAACTAGTATAGGGTTACTAATGATAGTTTTAGTAATTTTCCTTACTGCAAGTCCTAACTTTGAAAATACAGATAGATTAAAAAAGATCCTTGACTTGTTTGAAAAAAAGAAATAAATCCCTAATTAAAGGAGAAAGGATACAATACAAATTAAGTTATTGAAGATTAAACTTGATTAATTTGCTAATATTTTCAAAGGATAACTTAGTCAGATCAATCTCTAAATCATAAGTAATGTTGAAAATAAACAAACATTTCTAGAGATGCTAAAGGAATTATTCGACAATAACAAATACCTCATTTGTGCAGGCTTGAGTACTTTATCTCTCGTATTCACTTCATTCTCAATTATTTCCGTATCGAAATCCGTTAAGGAGATATCAACAGAGTTAGAACCGATTTCAGCATGGGCTGACTCGCAAAATGAATGCATCACGAAAACATTTCGCATCGACGGCAAGAATACACAGGGAATGCCCTCTAAGGTTTGGAGCTGTAATGGAGGAGGACAGTAACTTTTACTTTATTTAGTATGTACTAGGACTCCCCCCACCTCTTTCCAATTTCATATCCCCATTGCTTTGCAAGTTGGACTACATCTTCATGTGATTTACAATTAATAAATAATTTATACTTTTCAGGCGAATTATTAATTAATTCAACCAATTGATTTAATTGATCAATTTTAAATAGGAACTTTTCAAAATCTTGTTTAGACATTTTAAATTAAAATATTAAAATATAGAATCGATTTATATTAGAAATTTAAATTAGTGAAGAACCAGATAAAGATCATTTAATAGTTATTTAGAAATGATTATATTTATTATTGTGAGTGGTTGGGTTGTTTCCAAACATATCTATCAATCGCATAATCTTTCTTTACTGCAACACAATTTGTAGCTATGTGCCATAGAGACTTGTGGATTGGAGTGGGATTGTATAGATATACTTTAGGGAATTTATTTTTTAATATTCTCGTAGCAAGTCTTGCATGATAGTGAGGTACTGTCGGTTCTATATGATGAATAGCGTGAGTAGAACCAATTGAGTGATGAAGAAAATCTAATATTTTTCCATAAGGTCTATCGATAGATAAGAATGCCCCTCTCATATAGGAAAATTGGGTAGCACCAAGATGAGGGACATCAGTATCTGTATGATGAAGCCATGTATATATAACTAGCCAAATGTTAACAACAATTAGAGGACCTAAATAGAGACTAATCATAGAATTTACCCCAAAGAGAAAAGACCAAAAGGTTAATAAAAACAACATAAAAGCAATTCCCCAGTCTGATATCCATACCTTTTTTGCCCATACGGATGGCCATAGTTTTTTCGAGAAGGGGGCTGCAGGCCAGAAATGATTACTGGTCCCATAACGAGGTCCACCTGTTTTACCAAGAAGTAAATAAGCAGGCCATCCAACAATCAAGTGAAGGAATAGTTGATTAAAGCCATACAAAATCTTCCCAAAGAATATAGAAGACTCCATTTCCTTTTCACCGCCTTTTTTTTCAGAATGACCATCACCAGAGATCACAACTGGAACATGGGTTTCTCCATCCGTAATGTGATTGGTAAAAGCATGATGTACAGCATGCGACCTTTGCCAAGAAAAGTATGGAACAAGTAAAAAAGAATGAAGACAATACCCGACAAGGGTTTCTAATTTACGATTATCTGAAAATGCTCCATGTCCACATTCATGAGCTAAAACCCAAAGTCCCATAGAAGTTGTACCAGAGAGTAATGCATATAAAATCCAAATTGGAATCATGCCTTTGGTAAGAGGAATAGAGAGACCTAGCAAAACAACAAAAATCTGAATTATTACTGTCCTGGAGAGATAAAAAAGGGATCTTTTCGTTTGGCGAGTAAAACAGTGCTTAGGGATCGCTTCTCTAACTTCTTTTCTAGAGGGGATATCATCCATTGAAATGTTTAAAGCTTTCCCATTTAAACCTGAAGGAAGAAAAGTCCTATTGTTATTTACGTTATTGACTCTATCGAAATTAGTAAGCAGACTTTTTTCCAATTTTCATAACACGATTAAGGTTCACATACGACGTTACTATTCAAGAGTGCTATGAGGCTATAGGAATTTCTAACTTTCACAAAAATAGCTCCTGAATTAACTATAAAATCTAATTAAAGTCAAAATATTAAATAAAGTTTTTAATGGAAATTCGCTTTAAAAGTGATAAAGTATACTTATATGTTTACAATTTATTTATTCCTGCTTTCTGGATATTCAACCGATCCGTCAGCCTTCCTAACGGGTTTAGAATATAAAACTCTTAATAAACCTTTTGTATCCATGTTTGGACTTGTTATTAAAAAGCTAATAAGAAAGAAACCACCAAATATAAGTAATATAAGTACAAGTGGCAAACTTAGTCCCATCTCTGAATATGATAATAAGAATAAATACATTCCTAGTACTATAAAATAAATATAAACTTTTTAATTTTAATAGCTTTCATAAAGATAGAAGCAAATGTAAATGATTACAAAATAATCTATAATTGAATTTTCTCAAAAGGTTTCTCAACAATACCATTATTATCCAGAAATACATTATAAGTGTTTTTATTGTTTTTGAAACTTACATTTTTAAATGGTTTACCGTCAATAAAGTGAATGGCAGAACCGCCTTCAATAGAAATGCAATTAGTTACTTTTTTTTCAAGTAGTATTTTTTTTACGTAAGGAATACGTGAAGGTTCCTCATCATAATGAGGACAACAAGTCCCACTAATAAAATTTAAACAAGGTAATATCCTTAATTCGTTATCCCATGAGTCAGTAATACCACTTGTAAACCAACAAATTGCACCTGCACTAACACCGCTCATGATTACACCTTTATTGTAAGCATTTTTAAGTAATTGACTCATCCCCCAATCATTCCAAATCGAAAGCATGCTCTTTGTATTTCCACCACCAACAAATACAATATCTTGTTCCATAATATGATTCTCTAAATCGATAGTTCTTTTAAAAAATTCAATATGACTAGGAATGCACTTCAGGCGAGTAAAAATAGAATAAAAACGTACTATATAGCTATCATTATCGCCAGTTGCTGTTGGTAAGAAGCAAATTTTTGGGTTAGTCTTACCTGAAATATTAAGCAAATATTCTTCTATTAACTGAGATGAATTCTTTCTACCAAAGCCACCACCGCCTATTGCGATAATATGTTTTTTCAAGGGTTAAATATATTCTTTTCATATAGTACAACGAATAAATACATAAAAGAAAAAATCTATCTAAATTCTTGAAGAGATAGATTTTAGTTAATTAAAATAAAAACTTACCATGGAATAACTGTGCGATCCCATGCTAAAAAATTACCGGAATCAGATGTTTTTTGTGAAGAGATAATATTAATTAAGTATTCTGTTGATTCAGCGGGAGTAAAGAGTTTATTTTTAGGAACACTAGATTGAAAAGGTTTTGATAATTTCGTGTCACAAGTCCCTGGATGCAAGATAGATACAATTGATAAAGGGAATTTTCGACGCCATTCAATACTGAGAGTTTTTAAAAATTGGTTCTGAGCAGCTTTAGAAGCCCTATATGAATACCAACCACCAAGCCTATTATCACCAATACTACCTACCCTGGCACTTAAACTTGCATAGGAGAATGGAACTTCTGGTCTGATAAATTTTTCTATACTTTTAGCTATCAAAATGGGGGCAAAAGCATTAATAGAAAAATTCTTGATAATATTAGACCGATTTATATGTGAAAGTCTCTTTTCAGGTTTTAAATGACTTGAGTGAAGAAAACCACTTGTATTTATGACTAGACGAAGTGGCTTCTTAAATAGTGAAATTTGGTTTTCAAAAGAAATAAATGAATGATCATTCTCTAAGTCTAAATATATCGCATTTTGACTTTTTAGATTTCTCCCACAGACAAAAACATCCAACTTTGGTGATACAGTTGTCAAATAATCTGACATACATTTACCAATATCACCAGCACCAATAATTAGAGCTATTCCATCCCAATCTCGAATTGTCATGATATTAAGAGACTAAACTCAATACTAGAGAAATCATTTCATAAGCGAGAGGTCCAATCACTACATTTATCTAAACTAATTATCTAATATAATAATTGAAAGTATATAATAAAAAAAATATACTTATATCATGGAAAATGACTGGTTGTATGAATTTCAAACATATATTAAGAGATTTGCACTTCTAATAATTCTGATTTTGATTATATTATTAATAATATTAGTCATATTTTGATATCGTAAAAAAAGCAAATCATTAGAGTAATCCACCATATAAAAAATCGACAGTTATATTGGAAGAAAAAAGCATGACTATAAAAGCAACTTACTACGGAGCAAATGGTTGGCTTATTGAATTGGATAAAACAAGAATTTTGATTGACCCTTGGTTAAATGGCGATTTGACTTTCCCTCCTGGAGATTGGCTAATAAAGGGGGAGTTAGGTAAAGAAATTGAGATCCCCAGAGGGATTAATTTTTTATTACTAACTCAAGGCCAACCTGATCATGCCCATCCTCCAACACTAGAGAAAATAAATAAAAGTATTCCAGTAATAGCTTCACAAGCAGCTAGCAATGTTGTTGGTAAACTTGGTTTTACCAAAATAAACATACTGAAACCTGGTGAAACCTATAAAAAGAACAATATAAATATTCAAGCTTCATCAGGTGCGTCAGTACCAAATGTTGAAAATGGATACATTATTGAATCAGATATAGATTCAATTTATATCGAGCCACATGGTTTTCTTGATAAGACAATTAAACATAGAAATATAGATTTAGTAATAACCCCAGTAATAGATTTTTCATTACCACTCGCAGGAAAATTTATTAAAGGAAAAACTGTACTACCTCAATTAATAAAGCTATTTAATCCAACAACAATTTTAGCAAGTACAACAGGGGGAGATATTACTTTTACAGGATTAATAAATAATTTAATCAAAGTTGATGGTTCAGTTGAAGATATGAGCTTATTGAAAGATAGTAGTACTAATTTTATTAATCCTGAACCATTAAAAGAATATAAATTCGAAAAAATCTAAATAATGATAAGTCGTCTATATATATTATTTCTTTTCTTGATTAATATAAAAGTGAGATACTTCGTTTAGCATTTTAATGACGACTTCGTTACCACACTTAGTTCTTTCTTGAAGTCTCATACATGCTTCTTTGATATTAACAAAAGCATCTTCCCTCATCTCAGATAGTTGTTCTTCTGAATATTCTGCTTTACCCATTTTACTTAAACAATTTCATTTAATATTAGTATACCAATACGTTAAAAGACCAAAATCAAACTAAGTATTAATTAAATCTGATAATGACTTGAATTGCTTACGATATTTTACAAGTGTTTTTAAATCTGGAAAACCTCCTGATGATAGTTTATTTAAGAATGATTTCTCAAATCCTAGTATTGACTGAGAAGATCCTTTCTCATCATCACTGCTAAATAATGGTTTTGTCTTCTCATATAGCTTCTGATAAACATCTAAATCAGATTCGTTATCAAAAACAGACCCGTCTTCTGCTGTAAAAGATTTTTTATTAATACTTTTAAACAAATATAATCCAAGAAATACTATTGCAACCAAGATAAAAATAGCTATAGCTATTAATGTAATATCCATAAATTTTTTTAAGAGTTACAATCTATCTTAGTTGAAAAGGAAAGAAAATGGGAAAATATCATTATTAAATTGAGCAGGATCACATAGAGTCTACTCTTAGTTATGTGTGATCAATTTATAACTGACACATTATATAGATATCTATATAATAATATTGAACGAATATTTAACTAAAGTGAATTTTAATTCTATAATTTTTATTATATTTATATTAACTATGTCAATATTTATTTATTTAATCAACAGGCGAAAGAGAAACTACTATCTTAATGCCGGTAAAAAGTGGGATAGAATAGTTAATGAGCTAAGAAGAAGAAAATAGACTTTTTAATTATATTCTCCTGGTACATCATTCTTTTGTACAGTAACTCTTCCAACTTTTTTACCTGAAAATCGAAGCAATTCATCGCCTGAGAATTCAAACCCCAACCGTAAGGCAATCAAGGCAACGTCATCTGCCGTTGAGGAAGAAAGAACTTCATCTTTTAAAGTGTCATCTTTCTGCATTTCATTTAAAAATCTTCTTAAGTGATCTAGTGACATTTAAGAAAAGCAAATACATTAATTTGAAAAATTACTTTAGATTATGAAAGACCTATTTAATTAAATATTAATGAAATAACAACAAAATATAAATATTTAACTCGGTAATTAATCAATAAATGAAAATAAAATGTATAGTTAATAAGTTCCTGTACCTACAATGAAGGCAATCTTAATTATATCTATTATAATTCTTAGTTACTCAGGAATAGCTTATTCATACCCTGAAAGCCAAATGAATGACTGCGTTTCAAGTGCTTTAAGCAATCCTGCAACTAAGTCTATATCGAAAATCTCAATAACAAACTATTGCGATTGTGCTCTCAAAGCAATTATTGATGAAAATAAAGATATTAGAGAATCAGGTTACGAGTGCGCTCAAAAAAACTTTAATTAATCCTTTTAAATTTAAACAATTCTAGTTACAAACTTAAAGATAAAAAAAATCTAATAAAGATTAAAATCAGACTTACCAGATTCGTTCGGCAATGCCATAACCCAATCATCAATAGAAGTTCCTAACCATTCCTTATATTCTTGAAATATACATCTTCTTATATTGGCATCTGATGCAGATTCCATTCGAAGCACTGCATAAGAGACAACTTTGTGAAGGGTCAACTTCAAATCACTATCATCACTCATTTTTCGATTTCGATACTAGTACCTGTACACATAGCAATAAAATAAAAAAATATACACATAGATCTTTATAAGATCATTAATTACAATGACTTTTAATGTGGCTAAATTGAGAGTAAAGGAACTTGCTGAAGCCCTAAGCGTTGATTCTCCTGAAATAATTGCAACATGCACGCTCTTAAAAATACCAGCTTCATCTCCTCTATCATCATTAACAATAGATCAGAGCAAAGAAATAATTGACTATATTCAAAAGACAATTCCTAAGCAAAATATTAATGAGAAATAATTATGACAACTAAAATGAATTATAATAAAATTATATAATTAAATTTTCATGAATAACAAAACAAAAATATGATCACGCGAAGTATGAAAAAATACTAAAAGGAAAGAAAACTAAAAATAAATCTAAAGATCATTAGCTTCTCTGAACAAAGCATCTTGATAATCTGATTCTTTCTTTAAATTTTCCATTTTAATTGGGTCAAAATGATCTATGAGTGACTTACCAAACTCAAAAATTTCTAAATCAGATAAACCCTGATCGCGTAAACCTGCAAGAATTGAAGATATGTCTTGGAACGCATCCTTACATAATTCTCTTTTATCTTCAGCTGTAAGAGATTGCATATCAGATAATTACTAGCACGTTTAATTCAATCATACTATAAGTAATGATTGATAATTGATGATTATAAAATAGCCTAGATTTATACCTATAGAAATAAAAATGAAAAAATATTTAATTAATTTTCAGTATACTATAAAAATAAAGACTAAAGAATTAAATTGAATCTGATAAAAACAAATAAATTTAGAGGTTATTTAAAAGTTTGGGCAGCGCCAATATCATTACTCATATTCTTATTTTTATTCGGTGCTTTAGGCTATCGACTTACAGAAGGATGGGATTGGGGAGATTGTTTATGGATGGTACTGATAACAATTACAACAATAGGTTTTGGTGAAGTTGAAGTTTTGACTTCAGCAGGGCGGATCATAACTTTTTTAATCATCGGAGGTGGATTATTTGTAGTTCAATTAACTCTTCAAAGATTTATACAATTGTCTGAACTAGGATATTTCATAAAATTAGAGGAACTCCGATTAAGGAGACTAATTAGAAGAATGAAAAATCATGTTATTATATGTGGGTATGGGCGCACAGGTAAAGAAATTGCTGACCAATTAAAGTCTGAAAAAATATCTACTTTAATAATAGAAAACGACTCTACAAGAAAAACAGAAGCTGAGGAAAAAGGATTCAACGTCCTATTAGCAGATGCAACTATGGACGATACATTATTACTAGCAGGAGTAAAAACATGTCGGAGCTTAGTGGTTACCCTTCCAAATGATGCAGCAAATTTATATGTTGTTCTAAGTGCAAAAGCACTAAATGATACTTGCAGATTGATCGCTAGGGCCGCGAACGAGGAAGCTGCTAGTAAATTAAAACTAGCAGGAGCTGATGCAGTAGTTAGTCCATATGTTGCCGCAGGGAGAACCATGGCTGCCTCTGCCTTAAGACCTATAGCTGTAGACTTTATTGATTTACTTGCAGGTTCAGATTGCGAAATAGAAGAATTCAAGTTAACCGATAATATTGATAAAATTGAGATCTTCAGAAGTCAACATGAAACTTTTTTTGACTTTTCAAAACGAGGTGAAGCATTACTTTTAGCCACTAAAGTCTCAGGTCAATTAATGGGTAATCCTAAAAATAAGGTATCAATCTCTCCAGGTATGATTTTGATATTCCTTGGAAGTCAAGAGCAATTAAACAGGATTAGAGTTCGTCTTATGGAAGTTTTAGTAAAAACAACATAAGTTAACCTTTGAAATCAGTCTTGCTAGGGTTAACACTACAAAAAAAACGTAACACCTAAATAAAAAAAAGATTAGAACAAAATGAATTGATTTACGTTGATGCCATTACAAACAAAAAATGAATTAGATGCAGAAACAGGAACAAACATTGAGCCATCGAAAATCAATGGGAAAATATTTTCTAAAGACTACGTAGATTTCTTGAGCGAAGCTGGCTGGAGATTAGAAAAAAAACTTCCATCAAATAGCTATAAATATTCGGACTTG is a window of Prochlorococcus marinus str. MIT 0917 DNA encoding:
- a CDS encoding Nif11 family protein codes for the protein MSKQDFEKFLFKIDQLNQLVELINNSPEKYKLFINCKSHEDVVQLAKQWGYEIGKRWGES
- a CDS encoding fatty acid desaturase; the encoded protein is MEKSLLTNFDRVNNVNNNRTFLPSGLNGKALNISMDDIPSRKEVREAIPKHCFTRQTKRSLFYLSRTVIIQIFVVLLGLSIPLTKGMIPIWILYALLSGTTSMGLWVLAHECGHGAFSDNRKLETLVGYCLHSFLLVPYFSWQRSHAVHHAFTNHITDGETHVPVVISGDGHSEKKGGEKEMESSIFFGKILYGFNQLFLHLIVGWPAYLLLGKTGGPRYGTSNHFWPAAPFSKKLWPSVWAKKVWISDWGIAFMLFLLTFWSFLFGVNSMISLYLGPLIVVNIWLVIYTWLHHTDTDVPHLGATQFSYMRGAFLSIDRPYGKILDFLHHSIGSTHAIHHIEPTVPHYHARLATRILKNKFPKVYLYNPTPIHKSLWHIATNCVAVKKDYAIDRYVWKQPNHSQ
- a CDS encoding peptidase E translates to MKKHIIAIGGGGFGRKNSSQLIEEYLLNISGKTNPKICFLPTATGDNDSYIVRFYSIFTRLKCIPSHIEFFKRTIDLENHIMEQDIVFVGGGNTKSMLSIWNDWGMSQLLKNAYNKGVIMSGVSAGAICWFTSGITDSWDNELRILPCLNFISGTCCPHYDEEPSRIPYVKKILLEKKVTNCISIEGGSAIHFIDGKPFKNVSFKNNKNTYNVFLDNNGIVEKPFEKIQL
- a CDS encoding SDR family NAD(P)-dependent oxidoreductase; translated protein: MTIRDWDGIALIIGAGDIGKCMSDYLTTVSPKLDVFVCGRNLKSQNAIYLDLENDHSFISFENQISLFKKPLRLVINTSGFLHSSHLKPEKRLSHINRSNIIKNFSINAFAPILIAKSIEKFIRPEVPFSYASLSARVGSIGDNRLGGWYSYRASKAAQNQFLKTLSIEWRRKFPLSIVSILHPGTCDTKLSKPFQSSVPKNKLFTPAESTEYLINIISSQKTSDSGNFLAWDRTVIPW
- a CDS encoding MBL fold metallo-hydrolase — protein: MTIKATYYGANGWLIELDKTRILIDPWLNGDLTFPPGDWLIKGELGKEIEIPRGINFLLLTQGQPDHAHPPTLEKINKSIPVIASQAASNVVGKLGFTKINILKPGETYKKNNINIQASSGASVPNVENGYIIESDIDSIYIEPHGFLDKTIKHRNIDLVITPVIDFSLPLAGKFIKGKTVLPQLIKLFNPTTILASTTGGDITFTGLINNLIKVDGSVEDMSLLKDSSTNFINPEPLKEYKFEKI
- a CDS encoding Nif11-like leader peptide family natural product precursor translates to MSLDHLRRFLNEMQKDDTLKDEVLSSSTADDVALIALRLGFEFSGDELLRFSGKKVGRVTVQKNDVPGEYN
- a CDS encoding translation initiation factor IF-2 N-terminal domain-containing protein; this translates as MTFNVAKLRVKELAEALSVDSPEIIATCTLLKIPASSPLSSLTIDQSKEIIDYIQKTIPKQNINEK
- a CDS encoding potassium channel family protein encodes the protein MNLIKTNKFRGYLKVWAAPISLLIFLFLFGALGYRLTEGWDWGDCLWMVLITITTIGFGEVEVLTSAGRIITFLIIGGGLFVVQLTLQRFIQLSELGYFIKLEELRLRRLIRRMKNHVIICGYGRTGKEIADQLKSEKISTLIIENDSTRKTEAEEKGFNVLLADATMDDTLLLAGVKTCRSLVVTLPNDAANLYVVLSAKALNDTCRLIARAANEEAASKLKLAGADAVVSPYVAAGRTMAASALRPIAVDFIDLLAGSDCEIEEFKLTDNIDKIEIFRSQHETFFDFSKRGEALLLATKVSGQLMGNPKNKVSISPGMILIFLGSQEQLNRIRVRLMEVLVKTT